The following is a genomic window from Opitutaceae bacterium.
CCGCCGAGGCCAACCAGGAGACCTTCCTCATCCTGCAGATAGAGTCACCGCTCGCCCTCGCAAACGTTGACGCCATTGCCGCCATCAAGGGAGTTGACGGGCTTTTTCTCGGCCCGGGAGATCTGTCACTGCGGCTCAATGTCCCGATGGACTGGAACAATCCCGAGATGTGCGCCGCGGAGGACGCCGTCGCCGCCGCTGCGGCCCGGCACGGCATCGCCTGGGGTCGCCCCGCCGGCAACGCCGAGCAGGTCGCCCGAATCGCCGCCAAAGGCGCGCGGCTCATCAATCACGGAAGCGACTTCGGCGCCATTCTCACCATGCTCCCCGCCTACGGCAAGGTGATGAGAGAGGCGCTCGATTCCTCATCGACACAGCCATCTTCAGCCAAGAGCGGCCCGTACTGAGAACGCACGCAGGAGGAAGGTGACGGCCCTCAACAGTTCACCGGCCTTGGCAGAGCGCAAACCTCAGTCGCGCAGCAGGTGCTGCGGAAAATCCGCGACCTTGGCGCAGCCGACCTGCTCCATCACCTGCTGGAGCTGGCGCTTGAGCATGTGAATCGTGTGGGGGCCGCCCCTGCGTCCGAGCGCGCCGACACCGTACATGAACGTGCGGCCAAGAAACACGAAGTCCGCGC
Proteins encoded in this region:
- a CDS encoding 4-hydroxy-2-oxovalerate aldolase, which produces MRPSLIRSRLRQNLVARFTCMYYPSAMMPLHAARAGFDAIWLDTEHNTWDRRELQRIIALHHLANIDCIVRTGSRNKSELYHLLENGATGLMAPLVDTPEDAAALVQAVKFPPLGGRGLDGAGLDNDFYLKGTTNYPAEANQETFLILQIESPLALANVDAIAAIKGVDGLFLGPGDLSLRLNVPMDWNNPEMCAAEDAVAAAAARHGIAWGRPAGNAEQVARIAAKGARLINHGSDFGAILTMLPAYGKVMREALDSSSTQPSSAKSGPY